In the Phaseolus vulgaris cultivar G19833 chromosome 7, P. vulgaris v2.0, whole genome shotgun sequence genome, one interval contains:
- the LOC137830469 gene encoding CDPK-related kinase 7-like: MGICHGKPIETQQSERENPEFPNDVPSSTNTKPSKFPFYSPSPLPGWFKKSPANSNPSSVSSTPLRIFKRPFPPPSPAKHIRALLARRQGSVKPNEASIPEGSECEIGLDKRFGFAKNFSAHYEISEEVGRGHFGYTCSAKPKKGPSKAIEVAVKVIPKSKMTTAIAIEDVRREVKILRALTGHKNLVQFYEAYEDDENVYIVMELCKGGELLDRILSRGGKYPENDARVVMIQILSVVAFCHLQGVVHRDLKPENFLFTSKDENSTLKAIDFGLSDYVKPDERLNDIVGSAYYVAPEVLHRSYGTEADMWSIGVIAYILLCGSRPFWARTESGIFRAVLKADPSFDEAPWPSLSADAKDFVKRLLNKDYRKRLTAAQALSHPWLVNHHDDMRIPLDMIIHKLVKAYICSSSLRKSALRALAKTLTVAQLAYLRDQFTLLGPNKSGLISMQNFKTAVLRSSTDASKDSRVLDYVNMVSSIQYRKLDFEEFCAAAISMHQLEGMESWEQHARRAYELFEKEGNRPIMIEELASELGLSPSVPVHVVLQDWIRHSDGKLSFLGFVRLLHGVSSRAFQKA, from the exons ATGGGAATCTGCCATGGAAAACCCATCGAGACCCAACAAAGTGAGAGAGAAAACCCAGAATTCCCGAACGATGTTCCATCATCAACGAACACCAAACCCTCGAAATTCCCATTCTACAGCCCGAGCCCTTTGCCCGGGTGGTTCAAAAAGTCGCCGGCGAACTCAAACCCTAGCAGCGTGAGTTCGACACCGTTAAGGATCTTCAAGCGGCCCTTCCCTCCTCCGTCGCCGGCGAAGCACATTCGCGCGCTTCTGGCTCGGCGGCAGGGGTCGGTGAAGCCGAACGAAGCCTCCATACCTGAAGGCAGCGAGTGTGAGATTGGGTTGGATAAGAGGTTCGGCTTCGCCAAAAACTTCTCGGCCCATTACGAGATCAGCGAAGAAGTGGGCCGTGGGCATTTCGGGTACACCTGCTCTgccaagcccaagaaggggcCCTCCAAAGCCATCGAAGTTGCCGTCAAAGTCATTCCAAAATCCAAG ATGACCACAGCAATTGCTATAGAGGATGTAAGGAGAGAAGTGAAGATATTGCGGGCTCTAACAGGACACAAGAATCTGGTGCAGTTCTATGAAGCCTATGAAGATGATGAAAACGTTTATATAGTTATGGA GTTATGCAAAGGAGGGGAATTGCTAGATAGGATTCTTTCCAG GGGTGGAAAGTACCCAGAAAATGATGCCAGAGTAGTTATGATCCAAATATTAAGTGTGGTAGCTTTTTGTCATCTTCAGGGTGTTGTTCACCGTGATCTCAAGCCAGAG AATTTTCTTTTCACTTCTAAGGATGAAAATTCCACGTTGAAGGCCATTGATTTTGGATTGTCTGACTATGTGAAGCCAG ATGAGAGGTTGAATGATATTGTTGGAAGTGCTTATTATGTAGCTCCAGAAGTTTTGCATAGATCTTATGGGACAGAAGCAGATATGTGGAGCATTGGTGTAATTGCTTATATTCTTTTATGTGGGAGCCGTCCCTTTTGGGCTCGGACTGAATCTGGTATATTTCGGGCTGTACTTAAGGCAGATCCAAGTTTTGATGAGGCtccttggccttctttgtctgcTGATGCAAAAGATTTTGTAAAGAGGTTGTTGAATAAGGATTATCGTAAAAGATTGACAGCAGCTCAGGCACTAA GTCATCCATGGCTGGTGAATCACCATGATGATATGAGGATACCTTTGGATATGATAATCCACAAGCTTGTTAAAGCTTACATTTGCTCATCTTCTTTACGTAAATCTGCTTTACGG GCTCTTGCAAAGACATTAACAGTAGCTCAGCTAGCTTATCTCAGAGATCAATTTACTCTGTTAGGGCCAAACAAGAGTGGATTAATCTCTATGCAGAACTTTAAGACG GCTGTTTTGAGGAGCTCCACAGATGCTTCAAAGGATTCACGGGTCTTAGATTATGTGAATATG GTTAGTTCTATCCAATATAGGAAACTAGATTTTGAGGAATTTTGTGCTGCTGCTATAAGTATGCACCAACTAGAGGGAATGGAGAGCTGGGAGCAGCATGCAAGGCGAGCCTATGAACTTTTTGAAAAGGAAGGAAATAGACCAATTATGATTGAGGAACTTGCCTCG GAACTTGGGCTTAGTCCATCAGTACCTGTTCATGTAGTACTTCAAGATTGGATAAGGCACTCAGATGGGAAGCTTAGTTTCTTGGGGTTTGTCAGGCTTCTGCATGGGGTTTCTTCCCGTGCATTTCAGAAGGCCTGA
- the LOC137830470 gene encoding ABC transporter G family member 24-like isoform X1, which translates to MVPNVLRFLHLVAVALVASVLFRRTQCQQLSDFDNAAVVSGATRLAYEHISNMTREFLIQQIKASSEFCVKDPAADWNKAFNFSSDLDFVSTCIRTKGNILQRLCTEAEIKSYLNSTLERKSFSNRSATADFLKPNKNCNFTSWVSGCEPGWACSVPTSQEVDFKISTEIPARTTNCEACCEGFFCPHGITCMIPCPLGSYCPSATLNNQTGFCEPYLYHLPPMQPNHTCGGANMWADISSSTEIFCPAGTYCSTITKKIPCSRGHYCRMGSTSEQRCFKLSSCDSNSETQNMQAYGIMLIAALSTLLLIIYSCSDQVLTTRERRMAKSREAASRSVRKTANARQRWKDAKNAAKKGAKGLQTQLSQTFTRKKNFVDPEEISILNQATTETKIELFSHSHPITSPMTGSSSAGPKRKGKEPSDLLQTMNQMENDANIRNNVLVETENREKNVTARVPKEKQLNTHSQIFEYAYAQLEKEKAEQEENKNLTFSGVISMATKSEQRKRPLIEISFKDLSLSLKAHNKLILRCVTGKIKPGRITAVMGPSGAGKTTLLSAIAGKAFGCKVTGSIFVNEKNESIHSYKKIIGFVPQDDIVHGNLTVEENFRFSALCRLPADLPKADKVLIVERVIEFLGLQSVRNSLVGTVEKRGISGGQRKRVNVGLEMVIEPSLMILDEPTSGLDSASSQLLLRALKREALEGVNICMVVHQPSYALFNMFDDLILLAKGGLTVYHGSVKKVEEYFADLGINIPKRINPPDYFIDILEGIAVPSGSSEVSYKELPVRWMLHKGYPVPLDMQQNAAQFGMFETSNPAREKDPDGSSHEERSFVGELCHDVRHVMELKREKIRLNFFKSKDLSERRTPGIFKQYKYFLIRVGKQRLRESKIQAIDYLILLLAGACLGSLTKARDRSFGADGYTYTVIAVCLLCKISALRSFSLDKLHYWRESDSGMSSLAYFLSKDTIDLFNTVIKPVVYLSMFYFFTYPRSSFADNYIVLLCLVYCVTGIAYVLAILFQPGAAQLWSVLIPVVFTLIATQPKDNKFLKVISNLSYSEWALEAFIIANAERYDGVWLLTRCALLKNRGYSLQDWGLCISILILMGVIARIVTFFCIVIFLKK; encoded by the exons GAAATATTTTGCAACGGTTGTGTACAGAAGCAGAAATAAAGTCTTACTTAAATAGCACATTGGAGAGGAAGAGTTTTAGCAATAGGAGTGCCACTGCCGACTTTTTAAAGCCTAACAAGAACTGCAATTTTACGTCATGGGTATCAGGTTGTGAGCCAGGATGGGCATGTAGTGTTCCCACAAGCCAGGAAGTTGACTTTAAAATTTCAACGGAGATACCTGCCAGAACTACAAACTGCGAAGCATGTTGTGAGGGTTTCTTCTGTCCTCATGGCATCACATGCATGATAC CTTGCCCTCTAGGTTCTTATTGCCCTAGTGCTACACTCAATAAccaaactggtttttgtgaacC ATATCTTTATCACCTGCCTCCAATGCAGCCAAATCATACCTGTGGAGGAGCAAATATGTGGGCTGATATTAGTAGCAGTACTGAGATATTTTGTCCGGCAGGAACATATTGCTCCACAATTACCAAAAAAATTCCTTGTAGTAGAGG GCATTACTGCAGGATGGGTTCTACATCTGAGCAAA GGTGCTTCAAGTTGAGTTCATGTGATTCAAACTCCGAGACCCAAAATATGCAGGCGTATGGAATCATGCTCATT GCTGCTTTGAGTACTTTGTTACTCATTATCTACAGCTGTTCTGACCAAGTTCTGACTACTAGGGAAAGGAGAATGGCAAAGTCCAGAGAAGCAGCATCCAGAAGTGTGAGAAAGACTGCAAATGCTCGCCAAAGATGGAAAGATGCAAAAAATGCTGCTAAGAAGGGTGCAAAGGGACTACAAACTCAACTATCACAAACATTTACTCGGAAAAAAAACTTTGTAGATCCGGAAGAAATTAGTATTTTGAATCAAGCAACTACTGAAACAAAGATTGAGTTGTTTTCACATTCACATCCTATTACCTCACCTATGACTGGTAGCTCCTCTGCTGGGCCAAAGAGAAAGGGAAAGGAACCCAGTGATTTGCTGCAGACAATGAATCAAATGGAAAATGATGCAAATATTAGAAACAACGTTCTAGTAGAAACAGAAAATCGAGAAAAAAATGTTACAGCAAGAGTGCCTAAGGAAAAACAACTGAATACACATAGCCAAATTTTTGAGTATGCATATGCTCAACTTGAGAAAGAAAAGGCTGAgcaagaagaaaacaaaaatcttACCTTCTCAGGAGTAATTAGCATGGCTACCAAAAGTGAACAAAGGAAAAGGCCTTTGATTGAAATATCTTTCAAAGATCTATCTCTCTCATTGAAAGCACACAATAAACTTATATTGAGATGTGTTACGGGGAAAATTAAACCTGGACGCATCACTGCTGTCATGGGTCCATCAGGTGCTGGCAAAACAACTCTTCTTTCAGCAATAGCTGGGAAGGCATTTGGATGCAAGGTGACTGGTTCCATTTTTGTAAATGAAAAGAATGAATCAATCCACtcctataagaaaattattggcTTTGTGCCACAAGATGATATAGTTCATGGAAACCTGACTGTGGAAGAAAACTTCCGGTTCAGTGCACTGTGCAG GCTACCTGCTGACTTGCCAAAAGCAGACAAAGTTCTGATTGTTGAAAGAGTTATTGAATTCTTGGGGCTTCAATCTGTTCGGAATTCTTTGGTTGGAACTGTAGAAAAGCGAGGGATCTCTGGAGGCCAAAGGAAACGTGTAAATGTTGGATTGGAAATGGTCATCGAACCTTCACTCATGATATTGGATGAACCTACTTCTGGGTTGGACAGTGCATCATCTCAACTCCTTCTTAGAGCACTAAAACGGGAAGCTCTTGAAGGAGTAAACATTTGCATGGTGGTTCACCAACCCAG CTACGCTTTGTTTAATATGTTCGATGACTTGATACTCCTCGCAAAAGGTGGTCTTACTGTATATCATGGATCAGTCAAGAAAGTTGAAGAATACTTTGCAGACCTTGGGATAAATATACCAAAGCGCATTAATCCTCCTGATTACTTCATTGACATTTTGGAGGGCATAGCAGTACCTAGTGGAAGTTCAGAAGTCAGTTATAAAGAGCTTCCAGTTAGATGGATGCTTCATAAAGGATACCCAGTACCTCTTGATATGCAGCAGAATGCAGCACAATTTGGTATGTTTGAAACCTCAAACCCAGCTAGAGAAAAAGACCCTGATGGCTCTAGCCATGAAGAAAGAAGCTTTGTTGGAGAATTATGCCATGATGTGAGACATGTTATGGAACTAAAGAGGGAGAAAATAAgactcaatttttttaaatcgaAGGATTTATCTGAACGTAGAACTCCTGGTATATTCAAGCAATACAAGTACTTCCTTATACG GGTTGGTAAACAGAGATTACGAGAATCTAAGATCCAAGCTAtagattatttaatattattacttgCTGGAGCCTGCTTAGGATCACTTACTAAAGCAAGGGATCGGAGCTTTGGTGCAGATGGATACACCTATACAGTGATTGCTGTCT GTCTTTTATGCAAAATATCTGCCCTGAGATCCTTTTCTCTAGACAAATTACACTACTGGAGGGAGAGTGATTCTGGCATGAGCAGCTTAGCGTATTTCCTCTCTAAAGACACAATCGATCTTTTCAATACAGTGATCAAACCTGTGGTTTACCTGTCAATGTTCTACTTCTTTACCTATCCAAGATCAAGTTTTGCAGATAATTACATTGTGCTGCTTTGTCTTGTATATTGTGTGACTGGCATAGCATATGTATTGGCCATACTCTTTCAACCCGGTGCAGCACAGCTG TGGTCAGTACTTATTCCAGTTGTTTTTACACTCATTGCTACACAACCAAAAGATAATAAATTTTTGAAGGTTATATCTAACTTAAGCTACTCTGAGTGGGCTTTAGAAGCGTTCATAATTGCAAATGCTGAAAG GTATGATGGGGTGTGGCTCTTAACTCGTTGTGCTTTACTAAAGAACAGAGGGTATAGTCTTCAAGATTGGGGTTTGTGCATATCTATCCTCATTCTCATGGGTGTAATTGCTCGGATAGTAACATTTTTCTGTATTGTCATCTTTCTCAAGAAATAA
- the LOC137830467 gene encoding transcription factor bHLH106-like, translating to MENSDDLFHFLSNTNDSFFPEPASSIMQQSFSSSFSYYPLQPFNAPPHQDKALAALRNHKEAEKRRRERINAHLNKLRTLLPCNSKTDKASLLAKVVERLKELKQQMSEITQSETFPSENDEISVLSTGGDGSGGDGRLIFKASLCCEDRSDLIPDLVGILKSLHLTTLRAEIATLGGRTRNVLVVATDKDRSVESIHFLQNSLHTLLQHNGASKRRRVVGPNFIV from the exons ATGGAGAACTCTGATGACCTCTTTCACTTCCTCTCAAACACCAATGATTCTTTCTTTCCTGAACCTGCATCATCAATCATGCAACAAAGcttctcttcttccttttcttattACCCTCTTCAACCATTTAATGCACCACCCCATCAAGATAAAGCCCTTGCTGCTCTGAGGAACCACAAAGAGGCTGAGAAGAGAAGAAGGGAAAGAATCAATGCCCACCTCAACAAGCTTCGCACTCTTCTTCCTTGTAACTCCAAG ACCGACAAGGCTTCGCTCTTGGCTAAGGTGGTGGAAAGGTTGAAGGAGTTGAAGCAGCAGATGTCTGAAATAACCCAATCCGAAACGTTTCCTTCGGAGAACGACGAGATCTCCGTTCTGTCCACCGGCGGTGACGGGAGTGGCGGTGACGGACGACTCATATTCAAGGCCTCGTTGTGCTGTGAGGACCGCTCCGACCTCATCCCTGACCTCGTCGGAATTCTCAAGTCTCTTCACCTCACAACGCTCAGAGCCGAAATCGCAACGCTCGGAGGAAGAACCCGCAACGTTCTGGTGGTGGCCACCGACAAAGATCGCAGCGTTGAATCAATCCACTTCCTGCAAAACTCGTTGCACACTCTGCTACAACACAACGGCGCATCCAAACGACGCCGTGTCGTAGGACCAAACTTCATCGTTTAA
- the LOC137830470 gene encoding ABC transporter G family member 28-like isoform X2: MHDTYLYHLPPMQPNHTCGGANMWADISSSTEIFCPAGTYCSTITKKIPCSRGHYCRMGSTSEQRCFKLSSCDSNSETQNMQAYGIMLIAALSTLLLIIYSCSDQVLTTRERRMAKSREAASRSVRKTANARQRWKDAKNAAKKGAKGLQTQLSQTFTRKKNFVDPEEISILNQATTETKIELFSHSHPITSPMTGSSSAGPKRKGKEPSDLLQTMNQMENDANIRNNVLVETENREKNVTARVPKEKQLNTHSQIFEYAYAQLEKEKAEQEENKNLTFSGVISMATKSEQRKRPLIEISFKDLSLSLKAHNKLILRCVTGKIKPGRITAVMGPSGAGKTTLLSAIAGKAFGCKVTGSIFVNEKNESIHSYKKIIGFVPQDDIVHGNLTVEENFRFSALCRLPADLPKADKVLIVERVIEFLGLQSVRNSLVGTVEKRGISGGQRKRVNVGLEMVIEPSLMILDEPTSGLDSASSQLLLRALKREALEGVNICMVVHQPSYALFNMFDDLILLAKGGLTVYHGSVKKVEEYFADLGINIPKRINPPDYFIDILEGIAVPSGSSEVSYKELPVRWMLHKGYPVPLDMQQNAAQFGMFETSNPAREKDPDGSSHEERSFVGELCHDVRHVMELKREKIRLNFFKSKDLSERRTPGIFKQYKYFLIRVGKQRLRESKIQAIDYLILLLAGACLGSLTKARDRSFGADGYTYTVIAVCLLCKISALRSFSLDKLHYWRESDSGMSSLAYFLSKDTIDLFNTVIKPVVYLSMFYFFTYPRSSFADNYIVLLCLVYCVTGIAYVLAILFQPGAAQLWSVLIPVVFTLIATQPKDNKFLKVISNLSYSEWALEAFIIANAERYDGVWLLTRCALLKNRGYSLQDWGLCISILILMGVIARIVTFFCIVIFLKK; encoded by the exons ATGCATGATAC ATATCTTTATCACCTGCCTCCAATGCAGCCAAATCATACCTGTGGAGGAGCAAATATGTGGGCTGATATTAGTAGCAGTACTGAGATATTTTGTCCGGCAGGAACATATTGCTCCACAATTACCAAAAAAATTCCTTGTAGTAGAGG GCATTACTGCAGGATGGGTTCTACATCTGAGCAAA GGTGCTTCAAGTTGAGTTCATGTGATTCAAACTCCGAGACCCAAAATATGCAGGCGTATGGAATCATGCTCATT GCTGCTTTGAGTACTTTGTTACTCATTATCTACAGCTGTTCTGACCAAGTTCTGACTACTAGGGAAAGGAGAATGGCAAAGTCCAGAGAAGCAGCATCCAGAAGTGTGAGAAAGACTGCAAATGCTCGCCAAAGATGGAAAGATGCAAAAAATGCTGCTAAGAAGGGTGCAAAGGGACTACAAACTCAACTATCACAAACATTTACTCGGAAAAAAAACTTTGTAGATCCGGAAGAAATTAGTATTTTGAATCAAGCAACTACTGAAACAAAGATTGAGTTGTTTTCACATTCACATCCTATTACCTCACCTATGACTGGTAGCTCCTCTGCTGGGCCAAAGAGAAAGGGAAAGGAACCCAGTGATTTGCTGCAGACAATGAATCAAATGGAAAATGATGCAAATATTAGAAACAACGTTCTAGTAGAAACAGAAAATCGAGAAAAAAATGTTACAGCAAGAGTGCCTAAGGAAAAACAACTGAATACACATAGCCAAATTTTTGAGTATGCATATGCTCAACTTGAGAAAGAAAAGGCTGAgcaagaagaaaacaaaaatcttACCTTCTCAGGAGTAATTAGCATGGCTACCAAAAGTGAACAAAGGAAAAGGCCTTTGATTGAAATATCTTTCAAAGATCTATCTCTCTCATTGAAAGCACACAATAAACTTATATTGAGATGTGTTACGGGGAAAATTAAACCTGGACGCATCACTGCTGTCATGGGTCCATCAGGTGCTGGCAAAACAACTCTTCTTTCAGCAATAGCTGGGAAGGCATTTGGATGCAAGGTGACTGGTTCCATTTTTGTAAATGAAAAGAATGAATCAATCCACtcctataagaaaattattggcTTTGTGCCACAAGATGATATAGTTCATGGAAACCTGACTGTGGAAGAAAACTTCCGGTTCAGTGCACTGTGCAG GCTACCTGCTGACTTGCCAAAAGCAGACAAAGTTCTGATTGTTGAAAGAGTTATTGAATTCTTGGGGCTTCAATCTGTTCGGAATTCTTTGGTTGGAACTGTAGAAAAGCGAGGGATCTCTGGAGGCCAAAGGAAACGTGTAAATGTTGGATTGGAAATGGTCATCGAACCTTCACTCATGATATTGGATGAACCTACTTCTGGGTTGGACAGTGCATCATCTCAACTCCTTCTTAGAGCACTAAAACGGGAAGCTCTTGAAGGAGTAAACATTTGCATGGTGGTTCACCAACCCAG CTACGCTTTGTTTAATATGTTCGATGACTTGATACTCCTCGCAAAAGGTGGTCTTACTGTATATCATGGATCAGTCAAGAAAGTTGAAGAATACTTTGCAGACCTTGGGATAAATATACCAAAGCGCATTAATCCTCCTGATTACTTCATTGACATTTTGGAGGGCATAGCAGTACCTAGTGGAAGTTCAGAAGTCAGTTATAAAGAGCTTCCAGTTAGATGGATGCTTCATAAAGGATACCCAGTACCTCTTGATATGCAGCAGAATGCAGCACAATTTGGTATGTTTGAAACCTCAAACCCAGCTAGAGAAAAAGACCCTGATGGCTCTAGCCATGAAGAAAGAAGCTTTGTTGGAGAATTATGCCATGATGTGAGACATGTTATGGAACTAAAGAGGGAGAAAATAAgactcaatttttttaaatcgaAGGATTTATCTGAACGTAGAACTCCTGGTATATTCAAGCAATACAAGTACTTCCTTATACG GGTTGGTAAACAGAGATTACGAGAATCTAAGATCCAAGCTAtagattatttaatattattacttgCTGGAGCCTGCTTAGGATCACTTACTAAAGCAAGGGATCGGAGCTTTGGTGCAGATGGATACACCTATACAGTGATTGCTGTCT GTCTTTTATGCAAAATATCTGCCCTGAGATCCTTTTCTCTAGACAAATTACACTACTGGAGGGAGAGTGATTCTGGCATGAGCAGCTTAGCGTATTTCCTCTCTAAAGACACAATCGATCTTTTCAATACAGTGATCAAACCTGTGGTTTACCTGTCAATGTTCTACTTCTTTACCTATCCAAGATCAAGTTTTGCAGATAATTACATTGTGCTGCTTTGTCTTGTATATTGTGTGACTGGCATAGCATATGTATTGGCCATACTCTTTCAACCCGGTGCAGCACAGCTG TGGTCAGTACTTATTCCAGTTGTTTTTACACTCATTGCTACACAACCAAAAGATAATAAATTTTTGAAGGTTATATCTAACTTAAGCTACTCTGAGTGGGCTTTAGAAGCGTTCATAATTGCAAATGCTGAAAG GTATGATGGGGTGTGGCTCTTAACTCGTTGTGCTTTACTAAAGAACAGAGGGTATAGTCTTCAAGATTGGGGTTTGTGCATATCTATCCTCATTCTCATGGGTGTAATTGCTCGGATAGTAACATTTTTCTGTATTGTCATCTTTCTCAAGAAATAA